A stretch of Thermus antranikianii DSM 12462 DNA encodes these proteins:
- a CDS encoding arginine--tRNA ligase: MVRRALEEAIHQALKEMGLDLRLKVAKAPKDKPGDYGVPLFALAKELRKPPQAIAGELKARLDLPPFVEEVIPVGGYLNFRIRTEDLLKEALRPKEPFPKREGLVLIEHTSVNPNKELHVGHLRNIALGDSLARILDYAGRRVLVLNYIDDTGRQAAETLFALRHYGLTWDGKEKYDHFAGKAYVRLHQDPEYPNLQGGIEEILHALERGELREDVNRILLAQMATMKALNAHYDLLVWESDIVRAGLLEKALRILDQSPHVFRPTEGKYAGALVMDASPFIPGLEDPYFVLVRSGGAATYYAKDIAFQFWKMGLLEGLYFQPYENPYYPALRTSAPEGEPYTPRARETINVIDVRQSHPQTLVRAALALAGHPELAKGAFHLAYETVLLEGKQMSGRKGLAVSVDEVLEEAERRALAVIEEKNPDHPAKEEAARMVALGAIRFAMVKTEPRKQIDFRYAEALSFEGDTGPYVQYAHARAHSILRKAGEWGEIDLAQATPYERELALALLDFEEAVLEAAEEKTPHVLAQYLLDLSASWNTYYNAKEDGRPATPVLTAPPGLRELRLGLVRSLQETLKTGLSLLGIPAPEVM, translated from the coding sequence ATGGTGCGCCGCGCCCTGGAAGAGGCCATTCACCAAGCCCTCAAGGAGATGGGCCTGGACCTCCGTCTCAAGGTGGCCAAGGCCCCCAAGGACAAGCCCGGGGACTACGGGGTTCCCCTCTTCGCCTTGGCCAAGGAGCTAAGGAAACCCCCCCAGGCCATCGCCGGGGAGCTCAAGGCCCGCCTGGACCTTCCCCCTTTCGTGGAGGAAGTCATCCCCGTGGGGGGGTACTTGAACTTCCGCATCCGCACGGAGGATCTCCTCAAGGAGGCCCTTAGGCCCAAGGAGCCTTTTCCCAAGAGGGAAGGCCTGGTGCTCATCGAGCACACCTCGGTGAACCCCAACAAGGAGCTCCACGTGGGCCACCTGCGGAATATCGCCCTGGGGGACAGCCTGGCCCGCATCCTGGACTATGCCGGGCGAAGGGTCCTGGTCCTGAACTACATTGACGACACGGGCCGCCAGGCGGCGGAAACCCTTTTCGCCCTAAGGCACTACGGCCTCACCTGGGACGGGAAGGAGAAGTACGACCACTTCGCCGGCAAGGCCTACGTGCGCCTCCACCAGGACCCCGAGTACCCCAACCTACAAGGGGGCATAGAGGAAATCCTTCACGCCCTGGAGCGGGGGGAGCTTAGGGAAGACGTCAACCGCATCCTCCTGGCCCAGATGGCCACCATGAAGGCCCTGAACGCTCATTACGACCTTCTGGTCTGGGAATCCGACATCGTTCGCGCGGGGCTTTTGGAAAAGGCCCTGAGGATCCTGGACCAGAGTCCCCACGTCTTCCGCCCCACGGAGGGCAAGTATGCGGGGGCCTTGGTCATGGACGCAAGCCCCTTCATCCCCGGGCTGGAAGACCCCTACTTCGTCCTGGTGCGCTCCGGGGGAGCCGCCACCTACTACGCCAAGGACATCGCCTTCCAGTTCTGGAAGATGGGTCTTTTGGAGGGGTTGTACTTCCAACCCTACGAGAACCCCTACTACCCGGCCCTGAGAACCAGCGCCCCCGAGGGGGAACCCTACACCCCCAGGGCCCGGGAAACCATCAACGTCATCGACGTGCGGCAAAGCCACCCCCAGACCTTGGTGCGGGCGGCCTTGGCCCTGGCGGGGCACCCCGAGCTGGCAAAGGGTGCCTTCCATCTGGCCTATGAAACCGTACTGCTGGAAGGCAAGCAGATGTCCGGACGGAAGGGCCTGGCGGTGAGCGTGGATGAGGTCCTGGAGGAAGCGGAAAGGCGGGCCCTTGCTGTGATAGAGGAGAAAAACCCCGACCACCCCGCCAAGGAGGAAGCGGCCAGGATGGTAGCCCTGGGGGCCATCCGCTTTGCCATGGTGAAGACCGAGCCCAGGAAACAGATCGATTTCCGCTACGCCGAGGCCCTTTCCTTTGAAGGGGATACGGGCCCCTACGTCCAGTACGCCCACGCCCGGGCCCACAGCATCCTGCGCAAGGCCGGGGAGTGGGGGGAGATAGACCTTGCCCAGGCCACCCCGTACGAGCGGGAACTGGCCCTGGCTCTCCTGGACTTTGAGGAGGCGGTGCTGGAAGCTGCCGAGGAGAAGACCCCCCATGTCCTAGCCCAGTACCTGCTGGACCTTTCCGCCAGCTGGAACACCTACTACAACGCCAAGGAGGACGGGAGGCCCGCCACCCCGGTGCTCACGGCACCCCCGGGCCTGAGGGAACTCCGCCTTGGCCTGGTGAGGAGCCTGCAAGAAACCCTGAAGACGGGGCTTTCCCTCCTGGGCATCCCCGCCCCTGAGGTAATGTAA
- a CDS encoding S1C family serine protease — protein sequence MRLVLAALLLSLLALGQRLVSPEEVARSQVIQKALPAVVRVQGSPTAPGENQVVGTGFFVSPFRVVTNYHVVQDLADLTVRLADGRTFPAERFAVDPGIDIALLTVRGLQAPRVLAFSKTPSTSLPLGMGVVLVGFPFGQGPLASYGILSGIGPLEVPSPDPSVGAEVGEYLFTDAPLTVGNSGSPLLNLQGEVVGVVADVVGGPSGVGGIGVAIPADLVAQSVRDLERFGIPQRGWLGASLVSLDELPPVLLRAVGLTTTQGAMVDRVDPGSPAARAGLRGAQRDAQGRLLALGDVILAVNGKAVKGKAEVVRLIARYRPGDRVRLTLWREGRRLEVTLTMVARPRR from the coding sequence ATGCGCCTCGTTCTCGCCGCCCTCCTTCTTTCCCTCTTGGCCCTGGGCCAGCGCCTGGTCTCCCCCGAGGAGGTGGCCCGAAGCCAGGTGATTCAAAAGGCCCTGCCCGCAGTGGTCCGGGTCCAAGGCTCCCCCACCGCCCCTGGGGAGAACCAGGTGGTGGGCACGGGGTTCTTCGTGAGCCCCTTCCGGGTGGTCACCAACTACCACGTGGTCCAGGACTTGGCCGACCTCACCGTGCGCCTGGCGGACGGGCGCACCTTCCCCGCGGAGCGCTTCGCCGTGGACCCCGGGATCGATATCGCCCTTCTCACAGTACGCGGCCTCCAGGCTCCTCGGGTGCTGGCCTTCAGCAAGACCCCTAGCACCAGCCTTCCCCTGGGCATGGGGGTAGTGCTGGTGGGGTTTCCCTTCGGCCAGGGGCCCTTGGCCTCCTACGGGATCCTTTCCGGCATAGGCCCCCTCGAGGTCCCCTCCCCTGACCCCAGCGTGGGAGCCGAGGTGGGGGAATACCTCTTCACCGATGCCCCCCTCACCGTGGGCAACTCAGGAAGCCCCCTTCTGAACCTGCAAGGGGAAGTGGTGGGGGTGGTGGCGGACGTGGTGGGAGGACCCTCGGGGGTGGGAGGAATTGGGGTGGCCATCCCGGCGGATCTGGTGGCCCAAAGCGTCCGGGACCTGGAGCGGTTCGGCATTCCCCAGCGGGGCTGGCTGGGGGCAAGCCTGGTCAGCCTGGACGAACTCCCGCCGGTGCTCCTCAGGGCGGTGGGGCTCACCACCACCCAGGGGGCCATGGTGGACCGGGTGGACCCGGGAAGCCCCGCAGCCCGGGCTGGCCTAAGGGGAGCCCAACGGGATGCCCAGGGGAGGCTTCTCGCCCTTGGGGATGTGATCCTGGCGGTGAACGGCAAAGCGGTCAAGGGCAAGGCGGAGGTGGTCCGCCTCATCGCCCGCTACCGCCCTGGGGACCGGGTGCGGCTAACGCTTTGGCGGGAAGGACGGAGGCTCGAGGTCACCCTCACCATGGTGGCCCGGCCCAGGAGGTAA
- a CDS encoding deoxynucleoside kinase produces MYIAIEGPIGAGKTTLARLLAERLGAEPLLEVVEENPFLPLFYQDRKRYAFKTQVFFLLSRYRQLSRLRERPLFGGVVADYLFDKDAIFASLNLEGPEWDLYLDLYRELSLKLPPPDLTVYLRAPVPVLLERIRKRGRPFEEGMDPAYLEALSEAYERHFARYAHPLLVLEADQLDYSQPGPDQDRVVALVKTQLAQDGRTA; encoded by the coding sequence GTGTACATCGCCATAGAAGGCCCTATTGGCGCAGGCAAAACCACCCTGGCCCGGCTTCTTGCGGAAAGGCTTGGGGCCGAGCCCCTTCTGGAGGTGGTGGAGGAAAATCCCTTTCTACCCCTTTTCTACCAGGACCGGAAGCGCTACGCCTTCAAAACCCAGGTCTTCTTCCTCCTTTCCCGCTACCGGCAGCTTTCCCGCCTTCGGGAAAGGCCCCTATTCGGCGGGGTGGTGGCCGACTACCTCTTTGACAAGGATGCCATCTTCGCAAGCCTCAACCTGGAGGGCCCCGAGTGGGACCTTTACTTGGACCTTTACCGAGAGCTTTCCCTGAAGCTCCCCCCGCCCGACCTCACGGTCTACCTTAGGGCCCCGGTGCCGGTGCTATTGGAACGCATCCGGAAACGGGGCAGGCCCTTTGAGGAGGGGATGGACCCCGCCTACCTCGAGGCCCTCTCCGAAGCCTACGAGCGCCACTTTGCCCGCTACGCCCATCCCCTTTTGGTCCTCGAGGCGGACCAACTGGACTACAGCCAACCCGGCCCCGACCAGGACCGGGTGGTGGCCCTGGTGAAGACCCAACTTGCCCAGGACGGCAGGACCGCCTAA
- a CDS encoding deoxynucleoside kinase, translating to MYLAIAGNIGSGKSSLTALLSEAFGLKPVYEAVSENPYLEDFYRDMGAYAFHSQVFFLARRVRQHLLEVNGARAVVQDRTVYEDALVFAQNLYREGHLKERDWRTYLELFQSVSPALRKPDLLIYLRASLPTLRERIKKRGRPFEQNLPDRYLLGLNALYEELIASWDLSPVYVVEADRIDFVEKAEDRDSLLAALRLWIQP from the coding sequence ATGTATCTGGCCATCGCCGGCAACATCGGTAGCGGCAAGAGTTCCCTCACCGCCTTGCTCTCAGAGGCCTTTGGGCTGAAGCCGGTGTACGAGGCGGTGAGCGAAAACCCCTACCTGGAGGACTTCTACCGGGATATGGGGGCCTACGCCTTCCACTCCCAGGTCTTCTTCCTGGCAAGAAGGGTGCGCCAGCACCTTCTGGAAGTGAACGGGGCGAGGGCCGTGGTGCAGGACCGCACGGTCTATGAGGACGCCCTGGTCTTCGCCCAGAACCTCTACCGGGAAGGCCACTTGAAGGAGCGGGACTGGCGAACCTACCTGGAGCTCTTCCAGAGCGTGTCCCCAGCCCTTAGGAAGCCCGATCTTCTCATCTACCTCCGGGCAAGCCTCCCCACCTTAAGGGAGCGGATAAAAAAGCGGGGAAGGCCCTTTGAGCAAAACCTCCCCGACCGCTACCTTCTCGGGCTCAACGCCCTCTACGAGGAACTCATCGCCTCCTGGGACCTCTCCCCCGTCTACGTGGTGGAGGCGGACCGGATAGACTTCGTGGAAAAGGCGGAGGACCGCGATAGCCTTCTTGCCGCCCTCCGCCTGTGGATCCAGCCATGA